One part of the Gossypium raimondii isolate GPD5lz chromosome 1, ASM2569854v1, whole genome shotgun sequence genome encodes these proteins:
- the LOC105776882 gene encoding probable leucine-rich repeat receptor-like serine/threonine-protein kinase At3g14840 isoform X4, protein MLIMLIMLPVFAVPSSVMLSACTLPPQLTRLPYLQDIDLTRNYLSGSIPPQWGSMQQLVQISLLGNRLTGLIPEELANMSSLTSLVLEHNSFSGNLPAALGNLPKIERLFLNSNNFTGELPETFARLTTLKIFRIGDNNFTGKIPGFIFQNWTNLKEIRTLASGLSGPIPDIGSSGNLEFLMITDLNGVESTFPRLSNLSKLEYLILRSCNLVGKLPTSLENMPKLETLDLSFNKLSGEIKISLPDVKQLFLTGNMFTGAVPQWILNTNRKIDLSYNKFTSTGGVDDCQKSGLNLFASTSRINNSGVVSCLGNLNCPVEPLHSFYINCGGKEETINNITYEADPDKVGTSTFYRSTTHWAFSSSGIFLDDHTEEDVLVLENKQLSSSIGQIYSNARLSPSSLTYYAFCLHNATYSVSLHFTEIQFTDGKNYGSLGRRIFDVYIQGKLELKDFNIKDEAGGAGKPILKNFTANVSDGTLEIRLQWTGKGTTVIPMRGVYGPLISAISVFDPVYKPQSESRGGISAVAKVAIVAAAAFATFLLVVGILWWSGCLRRRSTLERYLKGIELQTGSFTLRQIKDATNNFDAANKVGEGGFGPVYKGILADGKEIAVKQLSARSNQGNREFVTEIGMISAVQHPHLVKLYGCCIEGNQLMLIYEYLENNSLARALFGPEEFQLTLDWPTRRKICIGIARGLAYLHEESRLKIVHRDIKATNVLLDKNLDPKISDFGLAKLDEEDNTHISTRIAGTYGYMAPEYAMHGRLTDKADVYSFGIVALEIVSGTCNTKHNRVKTEYFYLLDVAHRLKQEGNLLDLIDPRVASHCNAGEAMVMVDVALSCTNPTAAARPSMSMVVSVLEGRASVSDILTDSSIYASKFDAKKLYGRVEGNDAENNSQVKSMLRDGCTDQFMPGPNNQRPKTQINHTPKLTQMAQYNWPKQPNDPIT, encoded by the exons ATGcttattatgttaataatgtTACCTGTGTTTGCAGTTCCATCATCTGTCATGTTGTCCGCAT GTACTCTCCCACCACAGTTGACCAGACTCCCTTACCTCCAAGACAT TGATCTCACTCGCAACTATCTTAGTGGCTCCATTCCTCCTCAATGGGGTTCTATGCAGCAACTCGTCCAAat TTCCCTTCTTGGGAATCGTTTAACAGGTTTAATCCCAGAGGAGCTGGCAAACATGAGCAGTCTTACTAGCTT AGTCCTTGAGCACAATAGCTTCTCAGGAAATTTGCCTGCTGCACTGGGGAATCTACCAAAAATTGAGAGACT GTTTCTTAATTCCAACAATTTTACTGGTGAATTGCCTGAAACATTTGCTAGGCTGACTACATTGAAGATTTT CCGGATCGGTGATAATAACTTCACAGGAAAGATTCCCGGTTTTATTTTCCAGAATTGGACAAACCTTAAGGAAAT ACGTACTCTCGCAAGTGGTTTGAGTGGACCAATTCCAGACATTGGTTCTTCAGGAAACTTAGAATTTCT AATGATTACGGACTTGAATGGAGTTGAATCAACTTTTCCACGACTTAGTAATTTGTCTAAATTGGAATATCT GATATTGAGGAGCTGCAATCTCGTTGGAAAGCTACCTACTTCTCTTGAAAATATGCCGAAGTTGGAGACCTT AGATCTCAGCTTCAACAAACTCAGCGGAGAAATTAAAATCTCTCTTCCAGATGTGAAACAATt GTTTTTAACTGGAAACATGTTTACTGGAGCAGTCCCTCAATGGATTCTTAATACAAatagaaaaat AGATCTTTCATATAACAAGTTCACAAGTACAGGTGGTGTTGATGACTGTCAGAAAAGTGGCCT GAACTTGTTTGCAAGCACTTCAAGGATCAATAATTC cgGAGTTGTTTCATGTTTGGGAAACCTTAACTGTCCAGTGGAAC CTTTGCACTCTTTTTATATAAACTGTGGTGGAAAAGAAGAAACTATTAATAATATCACCTATGAAGCTGATCCTGATAAAGTTGGGACTTCAACATTTTATCGGAGTACTACTCATTGGGCATTTAGCAGCAGTGGTATCTTTTTGGATGATCACACAGAGGAGGATGTATTAGTTTTGGAAAATAAACAACTTTCTTCCAGTATTGGTCAAATTTACAGCAACGCACGTCTTTCACCAAGCTCTTTGACTTATTATGCGTTCTGTCTGCACAATGCAACATACAGCGTGAGCCTCCATTTTACGGAGATACAGTTCACTGATGGTAAAAATTATGGCAGCTTAGGAAGGCGGATATTTGACGTTTACATTCAG GGAAAGCTGGAGCTGAAGGATTTCAATATTAAGGATGAAGCAGGAGGGGCTGGCAAACCAATTCTAAAGAATTTCACTGCAAATGTTTCGGATGGTACTTTGGAGATCCGTTTGCAGTGGACTGGAAAAGGGACAACAGTTATTCCCATGAGAGGAGTTTATGGTCCACTTATCTCTGCAATATCTGTCTTTGATCCTG TTTATAAACCTCAATCAGAAAGTAGGGGAGGTATCAGCGCAGTTGCGAAGGTTGCTATTGTGGCTGCAGCAGCATTTGCTACTTTCTTGCTTGTGGTTGGAATCCTTTGGTGGAGTGGATGCTTAAGACGGAGGAGTACATTGGAACGAT ATCTAAAAGGTATAGAATTGCAGACTGGTTCCTTCACCTTAAGGCAAATTAAAGACGCAACAAACAACTTTGATGCTGCTAATAAGGTTGGAGAAGGCGGTTTCGGTCCTGTTTATAAG GGCATTCTAGCAGATGGCAAAGAAATCGCTGTCAAGCAGTTATCGGCTAGATCAAACCAAGGAAATCGAGAGTTCGTGACGGAGATTGGCATGATTTCAGCTGTACAACATCCTCATCTAGTAAAGCTATATGGATGTTGCATTGAAGGAAATCAACTGATGCTTATATATGAGTACTTGGAAAACAACAGCCTTGCTCGTGCATTATTTG GTCCAGAAGAATTTCAGTTGACATTAGACTGGCCAACCAGACGGAAGATCTGCATTGGTATAGCGAGAGGTTTAGCTTATCTCCATGAAGAATCAAGGTTGAAGATTGTCCATAGAGACATTAAGGCAACCAATGTGTTGCTTGATAAGAATCTAGACCCTAAAATATCTGACTTTGGTTTGGCCAAGCTCGATGAAGAAGACAATACCCACATTAGCACCCGAATTGCCGGAACTTA TGGCTATATGGCTCCAGAATATGCAATGCATGGACGTTTAACTGATAAAGCAGATGTATATAGTTTCGGAATTGTGGCCCTTGAAATTGTTAGTGGCACATGCAACACTAAACACAACCGCGTAAAGACAGAATATTTCTATCTTCTTGATGTG GCTCATAGGTTGAAGCAAGAGGGGAATTTGTTGGATTTAATTGATCCAAGGGTAGCCTCTCATTGTAACGCAGGAGAGGCAATGGTGATGGTCGATGTAGCTCTCTCATGCACAAATCCTACTGCAGCGGCAAGGCCTTCCATGTCTATGGTGGTGAGCGTGCTCGAAGGCAGGGCATCTGTTTCTGACATACTCACGGATTCAAGTATTTATGCAAGCAAGTTTGATGCAAAAAAGTTGTACGGAAGAGTAGAAGGAAATGATGCGGAAAACAATAGCCAGGTAAAGAGTATGTTAAGAGATGGGTGTACAGACCAATTTATGCCAGGGCCCAACAACCAGAGACCCAAAACTCAAATTAATCATACCCCAAAACTAACCCAAATGGCCCAATACAACTGGCCCAAACAACCCAATGACCCAATAACCTAA
- the LOC105776882 gene encoding probable leucine-rich repeat receptor-like serine/threonine-protein kinase At3g14840 isoform X5, with protein sequence MSSLTSLVLEHNSFSGNLPAALGNLPKIERLFLNSNNFTGELPETFARLTTLKIFRIGDNNFTGKIPGFIFQNWTNLKEIRTLASGLSGPIPDIGSSGNLEFLMITDLNGVESTFPRLSNLSKLEYLILRSCNLVGKLPTSLENMPKLETLDLSFNKLSGEIKISLPDVKQLFLTGNMFTGAVPQWILNTNRKIDLSYNKFTSTGGVDDCQKSGLNLFASTSRINNSGVVSCLGNLNCPVEPLHSFYINCGGKEETINNITYEADPDKVGTSTFYRSTTHWAFSSSGIFLDDHTEEDVLVLENKQLSSSIGQIYSNARLSPSSLTYYAFCLHNATYSVSLHFTEIQFTDGKNYGSLGRRIFDVYIQGKLELKDFNIKDEAGGAGKPILKNFTANVSDGTLEIRLQWTGKGTTVIPMRGVYGPLISAISVFDPVYKPQSESRGGISAVAKVAIVAAAAFATFLLVVGILWWSGCLRRRSTLERYLKGIELQTGSFTLRQIKDATNNFDAANKVGEGGFGPVYKGILADGKEIAVKQLSARSNQGNREFVTEIGMISAVQHPHLVKLYGCCIEGNQLMLIYEYLENNSLARALFGPEEFQLTLDWPTRRKICIGIARGLAYLHEESRLKIVHRDIKATNVLLDKNLDPKISDFGLAKLDEEDNTHISTRIAGTYGYMAPEYAMHGRLTDKADVYSFGIVALEIVSGTCNTKHNRVKTEYFYLLDVAHRLKQEGNLLDLIDPRVASHCNAGEAMVMVDVALSCTNPTAAARPSMSMVVSVLEGRASVSDILTDSSIYASKFDAKKLYGRVEGNDAENNSQVKSMLRDGCTDQFMPGPNNQRPKTQINHTPKLTQMAQYNWPKQPNDPIT encoded by the exons ATGAGCAGTCTTACTAGCTT AGTCCTTGAGCACAATAGCTTCTCAGGAAATTTGCCTGCTGCACTGGGGAATCTACCAAAAATTGAGAGACT GTTTCTTAATTCCAACAATTTTACTGGTGAATTGCCTGAAACATTTGCTAGGCTGACTACATTGAAGATTTT CCGGATCGGTGATAATAACTTCACAGGAAAGATTCCCGGTTTTATTTTCCAGAATTGGACAAACCTTAAGGAAAT ACGTACTCTCGCAAGTGGTTTGAGTGGACCAATTCCAGACATTGGTTCTTCAGGAAACTTAGAATTTCT AATGATTACGGACTTGAATGGAGTTGAATCAACTTTTCCACGACTTAGTAATTTGTCTAAATTGGAATATCT GATATTGAGGAGCTGCAATCTCGTTGGAAAGCTACCTACTTCTCTTGAAAATATGCCGAAGTTGGAGACCTT AGATCTCAGCTTCAACAAACTCAGCGGAGAAATTAAAATCTCTCTTCCAGATGTGAAACAATt GTTTTTAACTGGAAACATGTTTACTGGAGCAGTCCCTCAATGGATTCTTAATACAAatagaaaaat AGATCTTTCATATAACAAGTTCACAAGTACAGGTGGTGTTGATGACTGTCAGAAAAGTGGCCT GAACTTGTTTGCAAGCACTTCAAGGATCAATAATTC cgGAGTTGTTTCATGTTTGGGAAACCTTAACTGTCCAGTGGAAC CTTTGCACTCTTTTTATATAAACTGTGGTGGAAAAGAAGAAACTATTAATAATATCACCTATGAAGCTGATCCTGATAAAGTTGGGACTTCAACATTTTATCGGAGTACTACTCATTGGGCATTTAGCAGCAGTGGTATCTTTTTGGATGATCACACAGAGGAGGATGTATTAGTTTTGGAAAATAAACAACTTTCTTCCAGTATTGGTCAAATTTACAGCAACGCACGTCTTTCACCAAGCTCTTTGACTTATTATGCGTTCTGTCTGCACAATGCAACATACAGCGTGAGCCTCCATTTTACGGAGATACAGTTCACTGATGGTAAAAATTATGGCAGCTTAGGAAGGCGGATATTTGACGTTTACATTCAG GGAAAGCTGGAGCTGAAGGATTTCAATATTAAGGATGAAGCAGGAGGGGCTGGCAAACCAATTCTAAAGAATTTCACTGCAAATGTTTCGGATGGTACTTTGGAGATCCGTTTGCAGTGGACTGGAAAAGGGACAACAGTTATTCCCATGAGAGGAGTTTATGGTCCACTTATCTCTGCAATATCTGTCTTTGATCCTG TTTATAAACCTCAATCAGAAAGTAGGGGAGGTATCAGCGCAGTTGCGAAGGTTGCTATTGTGGCTGCAGCAGCATTTGCTACTTTCTTGCTTGTGGTTGGAATCCTTTGGTGGAGTGGATGCTTAAGACGGAGGAGTACATTGGAACGAT ATCTAAAAGGTATAGAATTGCAGACTGGTTCCTTCACCTTAAGGCAAATTAAAGACGCAACAAACAACTTTGATGCTGCTAATAAGGTTGGAGAAGGCGGTTTCGGTCCTGTTTATAAG GGCATTCTAGCAGATGGCAAAGAAATCGCTGTCAAGCAGTTATCGGCTAGATCAAACCAAGGAAATCGAGAGTTCGTGACGGAGATTGGCATGATTTCAGCTGTACAACATCCTCATCTAGTAAAGCTATATGGATGTTGCATTGAAGGAAATCAACTGATGCTTATATATGAGTACTTGGAAAACAACAGCCTTGCTCGTGCATTATTTG GTCCAGAAGAATTTCAGTTGACATTAGACTGGCCAACCAGACGGAAGATCTGCATTGGTATAGCGAGAGGTTTAGCTTATCTCCATGAAGAATCAAGGTTGAAGATTGTCCATAGAGACATTAAGGCAACCAATGTGTTGCTTGATAAGAATCTAGACCCTAAAATATCTGACTTTGGTTTGGCCAAGCTCGATGAAGAAGACAATACCCACATTAGCACCCGAATTGCCGGAACTTA TGGCTATATGGCTCCAGAATATGCAATGCATGGACGTTTAACTGATAAAGCAGATGTATATAGTTTCGGAATTGTGGCCCTTGAAATTGTTAGTGGCACATGCAACACTAAACACAACCGCGTAAAGACAGAATATTTCTATCTTCTTGATGTG GCTCATAGGTTGAAGCAAGAGGGGAATTTGTTGGATTTAATTGATCCAAGGGTAGCCTCTCATTGTAACGCAGGAGAGGCAATGGTGATGGTCGATGTAGCTCTCTCATGCACAAATCCTACTGCAGCGGCAAGGCCTTCCATGTCTATGGTGGTGAGCGTGCTCGAAGGCAGGGCATCTGTTTCTGACATACTCACGGATTCAAGTATTTATGCAAGCAAGTTTGATGCAAAAAAGTTGTACGGAAGAGTAGAAGGAAATGATGCGGAAAACAATAGCCAGGTAAAGAGTATGTTAAGAGATGGGTGTACAGACCAATTTATGCCAGGGCCCAACAACCAGAGACCCAAAACTCAAATTAATCATACCCCAAAACTAACCCAAATGGCCCAATACAACTGGCCCAAACAACCCAATGACCCAATAACCTAA
- the LOC105776882 gene encoding probable leucine-rich repeat receptor-like serine/threonine-protein kinase At3g14840 isoform X2, which yields MFSPVLVFASIFSACCLATSTFGATLAIDEVEALKSIGRTLGKTNWNFSVDPCSSGDESWANFAESNAYYVNNVTCVCSSIICHVVRIALKGQNLSGTLPPQLTRLPYLQDIDLTRNYLSGSIPPQWGSMQQLVQISLLGNRLTGLIPEELANMSSLTSLVLEHNSFSGNLPAALGNLPKIERLFLNSNNFTGELPETFARLTTLKIFRIGDNNFTGKIPGFIFQNWTNLKEIRTLASGLSGPIPDIGSSGNLEFLMITDLNGVESTFPRLSNLSKLEYLILRSCNLVGKLPTSLENMPKLETLDLSFNKLSGEIKISLPDVKQLFLTGNMFTGAVPQWILNTNRKIDLSYNKFTSTGGVDDCQKSGLNLFASTSRINNSGVVSCLGNLNCPVEPLHSFYINCGGKEETINNITYEADPDKVGTSTFYRSTTHWAFSSSGIFLDDHTEEDVLVLENKQLSSSIGQIYSNARLSPSSLTYYAFCLHNATYSVSLHFTEIQFTDGKNYGSLGRRIFDVYIQGKLELKDFNIKDEAGGAGKPILKNFTANVSDGTLEIRLQWTGKGTTVIPMRGVYGPLISAISVFDPVYKPQSESRGGISAVAKVAIVAAAAFATFLLVVGILWWSGCLRRRSTLERYLKGIELQTGSFTLRQIKDATNNFDAANKVGEGGFGPVYKGILADGKEIAVKQLSARSNQGNREFVTEIGMISAVQHPHLVKLYGCCIEGNQLMLIYEYLENNSLARALFGPEEFQLTLDWPTRRKICIGIARGLAYLHEESRLKIVHRDIKATNVLLDKNLDPKISDFGLAKLDEEDNTHISTRIAGTYGYMAPEYAMHGRLTDKADVYSFGIVALEIVSGTCNTKHNRVKTEYFYLLDVAHRLKQEGNLLDLIDPRVASHCNAGEAMVMVDVALSCTNPTAAARPSMSMVVSVLEGRASVSDILTDSSIYASKFDAKKLYGRVEGNDAENNSQVKSMLRDGCTDQFMPGPNNQRPKTQINHTPKLTQMAQYNWPKQPNDPIT from the exons ATGTTTTCTCCCGTACTTGTTTTTGCTTCCATATTCAGTGCTTGCTGTCTTGCAACTTCAACTTTTGGAGCTACACTTGCAATAGACGAAG TGGAAGCTTTGAAAAGCATAGGTAGAACATTGGGGAAGACAAACTGGAACTTTAGCGTGGATCCATGCAGTAGCGGAGACGAGAGTTGGGCAAATTTTGCAGAATCAAATGcttattatgttaataatgtTACCTGTGTTTGCAGTTCCATCATCTGTCATGTTGTCCGCAT AGCGCTGAAGGGACAAAATCTATCAGGTACTCTCCCACCACAGTTGACCAGACTCCCTTACCTCCAAGACAT TGATCTCACTCGCAACTATCTTAGTGGCTCCATTCCTCCTCAATGGGGTTCTATGCAGCAACTCGTCCAAat TTCCCTTCTTGGGAATCGTTTAACAGGTTTAATCCCAGAGGAGCTGGCAAACATGAGCAGTCTTACTAGCTT AGTCCTTGAGCACAATAGCTTCTCAGGAAATTTGCCTGCTGCACTGGGGAATCTACCAAAAATTGAGAGACT GTTTCTTAATTCCAACAATTTTACTGGTGAATTGCCTGAAACATTTGCTAGGCTGACTACATTGAAGATTTT CCGGATCGGTGATAATAACTTCACAGGAAAGATTCCCGGTTTTATTTTCCAGAATTGGACAAACCTTAAGGAAAT ACGTACTCTCGCAAGTGGTTTGAGTGGACCAATTCCAGACATTGGTTCTTCAGGAAACTTAGAATTTCT AATGATTACGGACTTGAATGGAGTTGAATCAACTTTTCCACGACTTAGTAATTTGTCTAAATTGGAATATCT GATATTGAGGAGCTGCAATCTCGTTGGAAAGCTACCTACTTCTCTTGAAAATATGCCGAAGTTGGAGACCTT AGATCTCAGCTTCAACAAACTCAGCGGAGAAATTAAAATCTCTCTTCCAGATGTGAAACAATt GTTTTTAACTGGAAACATGTTTACTGGAGCAGTCCCTCAATGGATTCTTAATACAAatagaaaaat AGATCTTTCATATAACAAGTTCACAAGTACAGGTGGTGTTGATGACTGTCAGAAAAGTGGCCT GAACTTGTTTGCAAGCACTTCAAGGATCAATAATTC cgGAGTTGTTTCATGTTTGGGAAACCTTAACTGTCCAGTGGAAC CTTTGCACTCTTTTTATATAAACTGTGGTGGAAAAGAAGAAACTATTAATAATATCACCTATGAAGCTGATCCTGATAAAGTTGGGACTTCAACATTTTATCGGAGTACTACTCATTGGGCATTTAGCAGCAGTGGTATCTTTTTGGATGATCACACAGAGGAGGATGTATTAGTTTTGGAAAATAAACAACTTTCTTCCAGTATTGGTCAAATTTACAGCAACGCACGTCTTTCACCAAGCTCTTTGACTTATTATGCGTTCTGTCTGCACAATGCAACATACAGCGTGAGCCTCCATTTTACGGAGATACAGTTCACTGATGGTAAAAATTATGGCAGCTTAGGAAGGCGGATATTTGACGTTTACATTCAG GGAAAGCTGGAGCTGAAGGATTTCAATATTAAGGATGAAGCAGGAGGGGCTGGCAAACCAATTCTAAAGAATTTCACTGCAAATGTTTCGGATGGTACTTTGGAGATCCGTTTGCAGTGGACTGGAAAAGGGACAACAGTTATTCCCATGAGAGGAGTTTATGGTCCACTTATCTCTGCAATATCTGTCTTTGATCCTG TTTATAAACCTCAATCAGAAAGTAGGGGAGGTATCAGCGCAGTTGCGAAGGTTGCTATTGTGGCTGCAGCAGCATTTGCTACTTTCTTGCTTGTGGTTGGAATCCTTTGGTGGAGTGGATGCTTAAGACGGAGGAGTACATTGGAACGAT ATCTAAAAGGTATAGAATTGCAGACTGGTTCCTTCACCTTAAGGCAAATTAAAGACGCAACAAACAACTTTGATGCTGCTAATAAGGTTGGAGAAGGCGGTTTCGGTCCTGTTTATAAG GGCATTCTAGCAGATGGCAAAGAAATCGCTGTCAAGCAGTTATCGGCTAGATCAAACCAAGGAAATCGAGAGTTCGTGACGGAGATTGGCATGATTTCAGCTGTACAACATCCTCATCTAGTAAAGCTATATGGATGTTGCATTGAAGGAAATCAACTGATGCTTATATATGAGTACTTGGAAAACAACAGCCTTGCTCGTGCATTATTTG GTCCAGAAGAATTTCAGTTGACATTAGACTGGCCAACCAGACGGAAGATCTGCATTGGTATAGCGAGAGGTTTAGCTTATCTCCATGAAGAATCAAGGTTGAAGATTGTCCATAGAGACATTAAGGCAACCAATGTGTTGCTTGATAAGAATCTAGACCCTAAAATATCTGACTTTGGTTTGGCCAAGCTCGATGAAGAAGACAATACCCACATTAGCACCCGAATTGCCGGAACTTA TGGCTATATGGCTCCAGAATATGCAATGCATGGACGTTTAACTGATAAAGCAGATGTATATAGTTTCGGAATTGTGGCCCTTGAAATTGTTAGTGGCACATGCAACACTAAACACAACCGCGTAAAGACAGAATATTTCTATCTTCTTGATGTG GCTCATAGGTTGAAGCAAGAGGGGAATTTGTTGGATTTAATTGATCCAAGGGTAGCCTCTCATTGTAACGCAGGAGAGGCAATGGTGATGGTCGATGTAGCTCTCTCATGCACAAATCCTACTGCAGCGGCAAGGCCTTCCATGTCTATGGTGGTGAGCGTGCTCGAAGGCAGGGCATCTGTTTCTGACATACTCACGGATTCAAGTATTTATGCAAGCAAGTTTGATGCAAAAAAGTTGTACGGAAGAGTAGAAGGAAATGATGCGGAAAACAATAGCCAGGTAAAGAGTATGTTAAGAGATGGGTGTACAGACCAATTTATGCCAGGGCCCAACAACCAGAGACCCAAAACTCAAATTAATCATACCCCAAAACTAACCCAAATGGCCCAATACAACTGGCCCAAACAACCCAATGACCCAATAACCTAA